Proteins from one Pseudoalteromonas rubra genomic window:
- a CDS encoding LysE family translocator gives MEYLYAIILFAISSSVTPGPNNIMVMTSGVNFGVKKSLPLLSGICIGFAFMLLLVGLGFSRLFEWFPALHMIIKCAGVLYLLYLAVLIARSAETQDTDSQGEPLSFLKGALFQWINGKAWVVATGAIAAFTTVGGGVDTQTMLIATTFLLVSFPCVGVWLLFGSLLKNWLNSAASRKCFNLAMAGLLVISVLPVLKEIVIQLSGPMTTL, from the coding sequence ATGGAATATCTCTATGCAATCATCCTCTTTGCGATTTCGTCTTCTGTTACACCTGGCCCTAACAACATTATGGTCATGACCTCTGGCGTTAACTTTGGCGTAAAAAAAAGTCTGCCTTTGCTGAGCGGGATATGCATTGGTTTCGCCTTTATGCTGCTATTAGTTGGGCTTGGTTTTTCTCGCTTATTTGAATGGTTTCCTGCGCTACATATGATCATCAAATGTGCGGGCGTGCTGTATTTGCTGTATCTGGCCGTGTTGATCGCGCGTTCAGCCGAGACCCAGGATACGGATAGTCAGGGTGAGCCGCTCTCGTTTCTGAAAGGCGCTTTGTTTCAATGGATCAATGGTAAAGCCTGGGTGGTGGCGACCGGCGCGATTGCTGCCTTTACCACTGTGGGTGGTGGCGTTGATACTCAGACTATGTTGATTGCCACCACTTTTTTGTTAGTGTCCTTTCCGTGTGTCGGTGTCTGGCTGTTGTTTGGCTCACTACTAAAAAACTGGCTGAACAGTGCCGCCAGTCGTAAGTGCTTTAATCTGGCGATGGCGGGACTCTTGGTGATCTCTGTATTACCAGTCTTAAAAGAAATAGTGATACAGTTATCGGGACCGATGACCACGCTTTGA
- a CDS encoding GNAT family N-acetyltransferase, which produces MITYRLALPTEADTLKNLLWQHGQNEWNYLTEEGVNAEFELLERGAASAVVAVQDDEIIGCSVLIDATHSPDYLNKYTHQKLMYFIGDVVVASQHGGKGIATALLQACITLARQVGAEIVLIERHEENLASAGMMRKAGFHILDTFHDPDKRSAGSQNSCILAIEL; this is translated from the coding sequence ATGATCACCTATCGACTCGCTTTACCGACCGAAGCCGACACACTAAAAAACCTGCTATGGCAGCATGGTCAGAATGAATGGAATTACCTCACCGAAGAAGGGGTGAATGCCGAGTTTGAGTTGCTCGAACGTGGGGCTGCAAGTGCCGTGGTGGCAGTACAGGATGACGAAATTATCGGCTGCTCGGTACTGATTGACGCAACACATAGCCCGGATTACCTTAACAAATACACGCACCAGAAATTGATGTACTTTATCGGCGATGTGGTCGTTGCAAGTCAGCATGGTGGGAAAGGCATTGCCACAGCACTGTTACAGGCATGCATCACGCTGGCCAGGCAAGTTGGCGCTGAAATCGTGTTAATTGAGCGACATGAGGAAAACCTGGCTTCGGCCGGTATGATGCGAAAAGCCGGATTTCATATCCTTGATACTTTTCATGATCCGGACAAACGCAGTGCGGGCTCACAAAATAGCTGTATTCTAGCTATAGAGCTTTGA
- a CDS encoding LysE family translocator, with translation MTFEHYMALFIAMFVVAIIPGPAVFAITSASVASGYKRGIFMTAGLLLADYVLILLAISGLAVVAEVLGSAFVIIKYLCAAYLIWMGISLLLSKPGASATDTATHSTQSAVLSGFLLTLSNPKAIVFYVALFPTFVAIESMTYTDILGIMACATLAFGSVNLAYVYLGGQARKLISTPRRLTMLNRCAGSVLAASGVTVAVR, from the coding sequence ATGACCTTTGAACACTATATGGCATTGTTTATCGCAATGTTTGTTGTCGCCATCATACCCGGACCTGCCGTATTCGCCATTACGTCGGCCTCTGTTGCCAGTGGATACAAACGGGGCATATTTATGACTGCGGGCCTGCTGCTAGCCGATTATGTGTTGATTTTGCTTGCTATTTCTGGTCTGGCGGTCGTTGCCGAGGTGTTGGGCAGCGCTTTTGTTATCATCAAATACCTCTGTGCCGCCTACCTGATCTGGATGGGCATTTCCTTGCTACTGTCAAAGCCCGGTGCTTCGGCCACTGACACGGCAACACATAGCACCCAATCGGCCGTACTGAGTGGTTTTTTGCTGACGCTAAGTAACCCAAAAGCCATTGTTTTTTATGTTGCTTTGTTTCCTACCTTTGTGGCCATAGAAAGTATGACCTATACGGACATATTAGGGATCATGGCATGTGCAACGCTGGCATTTGGCTCAGTTAATCTGGCGTATGTCTATCTGGGCGGTCAGGCCAGAAAGCTCATATCTACACCACGGCGACTAACCATGCTCAACCGCTGTGCCGGCTCGGTATTAGCAGCATCGGGCGTGACGGTTGCGGTTCGCTGA
- a CDS encoding nuclear transport factor 2 family protein codes for MSEPTHIDLVEAYVHAYNAFDIAAMLALLDEQIVFENESNGEITASTHGKAAFEQLAVKGAALF; via the coding sequence ATGTCAGAACCCACTCACATTGATCTGGTTGAGGCTTATGTTCACGCCTACAACGCCTTTGATATCGCCGCTATGCTGGCACTGTTAGATGAACAGATCGTGTTTGAAAACGAATCAAATGGCGAGATCACGGCCAGCACACATGGTAAAGCGGCGTTTGAACAACTCGCTGTAAAAGGTGCTGCGTTATTCTAA
- a CDS encoding TonB-dependent receptor plug domain-containing protein: MLLLLSTLTVIASAASAPATGVDKSVEKIEVQGVRSRLIKSGALKDDIAKTELLSNEYIKNTQSSSLADAIQNAIGIRVSNECAMCGAKRIMINGLKGEHTNVLVDGIPMHTMISGFYGMDSVAASGIGRIEIARGAGASLTAPEAIGGTVNLVTAQPSEDKIELDMATGSDGYKLISALASGISTDGNTRATLIGQYDNKDQFDGDGNGVSENPALTNQSLTLMVSHDIGYSDNIRVRLNQTQSEVFGGPVLGDTATSISATLASVSQGEADSLFVNDDVRNRYIGNAWETAEWVKTEREEASLSWLHEISSRLNVTSSLAYVDHIQDSFYESTDYYAEDTMYYYSVRFNYDLNTEHLLTFGADKRDETMRSSSAALESTANYVSDSFDYDTTGLYIQDTWLPNESVEVSAALRLDQIQADFVDPQKPGVEIDKTILSPRVDMRYFHNDTFTSRLSLGQGYRAPLSFFESDHGILDSGKGFQVEVSEPERSKSATYALSYEAEMLTVTASAAHTKVEHLATLSHTDSGTPVLTQLTETAAVTAVDISANWQVSDTLTVSAIAEQYHYDDTFKASFGIAPIEKRATLSTDLHINEWEIITSAIWVASRNLTEYGYEGFNDANGEFAKPTSAESYVTVDLKVVKSLSKALSLYAGASNLFDYNQAEDMGSPLMYDAEGGYDVVYIHGPLRGRQAYLGLTYEF, from the coding sequence ATGTTATTGCTTTTGTCAACGCTGACGGTCATTGCGTCAGCTGCATCCGCGCCTGCTACCGGGGTGGACAAGTCAGTAGAAAAAATTGAGGTACAAGGGGTGCGCTCACGCCTGATCAAGTCAGGTGCATTAAAAGACGATATTGCCAAAACGGAGCTGCTTTCAAACGAATATATAAAAAACACCCAGTCCTCTAGCCTGGCAGATGCTATCCAAAATGCCATTGGCATTCGCGTGTCTAATGAATGTGCGATGTGTGGTGCAAAGCGGATCATGATCAATGGATTAAAAGGAGAGCATACTAATGTTCTCGTTGATGGCATCCCCATGCATACTATGATTTCTGGCTTTTACGGCATGGACTCAGTAGCGGCATCTGGCATCGGGCGTATTGAAATTGCCCGTGGTGCCGGTGCATCACTCACTGCGCCGGAAGCCATTGGCGGTACGGTTAACCTGGTTACGGCGCAGCCCAGCGAAGATAAAATTGAACTGGATATGGCGACGGGTAGTGATGGATACAAGCTGATCTCTGCGCTGGCAAGTGGCATTAGTACAGACGGCAATACTCGGGCAACCCTGATTGGTCAGTATGATAACAAAGATCAGTTTGACGGTGATGGTAACGGCGTAAGTGAAAATCCGGCCCTGACCAATCAGTCACTGACGTTAATGGTATCTCATGATATTGGTTATTCAGACAATATTCGTGTGCGGCTGAATCAAACCCAATCAGAGGTGTTTGGTGGCCCGGTTCTGGGTGATACTGCAACCAGTATCTCTGCTACCTTGGCCAGTGTCAGCCAGGGGGAGGCTGATTCCTTATTCGTAAATGATGACGTCAGAAATCGTTACATCGGCAATGCCTGGGAAACTGCGGAATGGGTTAAAACAGAGCGTGAAGAGGCCAGCTTGAGCTGGTTACATGAGATTTCATCCCGTCTGAACGTGACCTCCAGTTTGGCCTATGTTGACCATATTCAGGACTCGTTCTATGAAAGCACAGACTACTATGCTGAAGATACTATGTACTATTACTCGGTGCGCTTTAACTATGATCTGAATACTGAGCACCTGCTTACCTTTGGTGCGGACAAGCGAGATGAGACGATGCGCTCCTCGTCTGCTGCGCTCGAAAGCACTGCAAATTATGTATCGGACAGCTTTGATTACGATACAACCGGCCTTTATATACAGGATACCTGGTTACCAAACGAGTCCGTTGAGGTCTCAGCTGCGCTACGTCTGGATCAGATCCAGGCCGACTTCGTTGACCCTCAAAAGCCTGGCGTTGAAATCGACAAAACCATCCTGTCCCCCAGGGTCGATATGCGTTATTTCCACAATGATACTTTTACCTCACGTTTGTCACTGGGGCAGGGTTATCGCGCACCTTTATCTTTCTTTGAAAGTGACCACGGCATATTGGATTCCGGTAAAGGTTTTCAGGTAGAGGTCAGTGAACCAGAGCGCTCAAAATCGGCCACCTACGCGTTAAGTTACGAAGCAGAAATGCTGACTGTCACGGCTTCAGCCGCACACACTAAAGTGGAGCACCTGGCCACTTTGTCCCATACTGATTCAGGCACGCCGGTGCTCACTCAGCTAACAGAAACTGCCGCGGTGACTGCTGTGGATATTTCGGCAAACTGGCAGGTTTCAGATACTTTGACTGTGTCAGCAATCGCGGAGCAGTATCATTACGACGACACATTCAAGGCCTCTTTTGGCATCGCACCCATCGAAAAGCGCGCGACGCTTAGCACCGACTTACATATTAATGAGTGGGAAATCATCACCAGTGCAATCTGGGTGGCGAGTCGAAATCTGACAGAATACGGCTATGAAGGTTTTAACGATGCCAACGGCGAGTTTGCCAAACCCACCTCAGCTGAAAGTTATGTCACGGTTGACTTAAAAGTGGTTAAGTCACTCTCCAAAGCACTCAGCCTGTATGCCGGTGCCAGCAATCTGTTTGATTATAATCAGGCTGAAGATATGGGCAGTCCGCTGATGTATGATGCTGAAGGTGGCTATGATGTGGTGTATATTCATGGCCCATTGAGAGGCAGACAGGCTTACCTCGGGCTCACCTATGAATTTTAA
- a CDS encoding TlpA family protein disulfide reductase, with product MNFKWVAMLLITCLVYESQATDFYTQPMQRLDDAAYGELQTLAPFTGAPVLMSFFMPNCRWCEKQHVALSDLVESCAGVQPVMMGVNGNRRDLRRALKRKHNEFPAFLSSREFTQALGKKPPVPMTLIFNNQGELVLYTQGYRSQQTLSALLKEHQVTQCL from the coding sequence ATGAATTTTAAATGGGTGGCCATGTTGCTGATCACTTGCCTGGTGTATGAGAGTCAGGCGACTGACTTTTATACACAACCCATGCAGCGTCTTGATGACGCTGCTTATGGCGAACTGCAAACCCTGGCCCCATTTACCGGGGCGCCAGTGCTTATGTCTTTTTTTATGCCAAACTGTCGCTGGTGTGAAAAGCAGCATGTCGCACTGAGTGATCTGGTCGAGTCGTGTGCCGGCGTTCAGCCCGTGATGATGGGCGTGAATGGTAATCGCCGTGATTTACGTCGCGCACTTAAGCGAAAACACAATGAGTTCCCCGCCTTTTTAAGCAGTCGTGAGTTTACTCAGGCGTTAGGAAAAAAACCGCCAGTCCCGATGACCTTGATCTTTAATAACCAAGGAGAACTGGTGCTTTACACCCAGGGTTATCGTTCACAGCAAACTTTATCTGCACTGCTGAAAGAGCATCAAGTAACACAGTGCCTCTGA